From Brevibacterium ihuae, the proteins below share one genomic window:
- the glpX gene encoding class II fructose-bisphosphatase produces MSETTPSENPSETTDAPKAHHGGGRAETPPVAVTDTWTQKLRGDESGPDRNLALELVRVTEAAAIAAAPWVGRGDKLAADGAAVAAMRNVISTVRMDGTVVIGEGEKDEAPMLFNGEAVGDRQGPKCDVAVDPIDGTTLTAKGMPNAISVMAVSEGGAMYDPSAVFYMEKLVTGPEAADAVDLRLPVAENIRRVAKAKGKRTDMSSVTVVILDRPRHAELIDEVRQAGARIRLISDGDVAGAIAACRPGTGIDMLMGIGGTPEGIITACAINALGGVIQGRLWPQSDEERTNAERAGLELGAVLNIDDLVTGDNTYFVATGITEGDLLEGVRYEGQRVLTHSLVMRSKSGTVRNVYAEHQLEKTASYVEAAEEAARRGLV; encoded by the coding sequence ATGAGTGAGACGACGCCGTCAGAGAACCCGTCCGAGACCACCGACGCCCCGAAGGCGCACCACGGCGGAGGTCGGGCAGAGACCCCGCCCGTCGCGGTGACCGACACCTGGACGCAGAAGCTCCGGGGCGACGAGAGCGGGCCCGACCGCAACCTCGCCCTCGAGCTCGTCCGCGTCACCGAGGCCGCCGCGATCGCCGCCGCCCCGTGGGTGGGACGCGGGGACAAGCTCGCCGCCGACGGCGCCGCCGTGGCCGCGATGCGCAACGTCATCTCCACCGTCCGGATGGACGGCACCGTCGTCATCGGCGAGGGCGAGAAGGACGAGGCGCCCATGCTCTTCAACGGCGAGGCCGTGGGCGACCGCCAGGGACCCAAGTGCGACGTCGCCGTCGACCCGATCGACGGCACCACGCTCACCGCCAAGGGCATGCCGAACGCGATCTCCGTCATGGCGGTGAGCGAGGGCGGCGCGATGTACGATCCGTCGGCCGTCTTCTACATGGAGAAGCTCGTCACCGGACCCGAGGCGGCCGACGCCGTCGACCTCCGCCTCCCCGTCGCGGAGAACATCCGCCGGGTGGCGAAGGCCAAGGGCAAGCGCACCGACATGTCCTCGGTCACCGTCGTCATCCTCGACCGACCGCGCCACGCCGAGCTCATCGACGAGGTCCGGCAGGCCGGCGCCCGCATCCGCCTCATCAGCGACGGCGACGTCGCCGGTGCGATCGCGGCCTGCCGTCCCGGAACCGGCATCGACATGCTCATGGGCATCGGCGGCACCCCGGAGGGCATCATCACCGCCTGCGCGATCAACGCCCTGGGCGGAGTGATCCAGGGCCGCCTGTGGCCGCAGTCGGACGAGGAGCGCACCAACGCCGAGCGCGCCGGCCTCGAGCTCGGCGCGGTGCTCAACATCGACGATCTCGTCACCGGCGACAACACGTACTTCGTCGCCACCGGCATCACCGAGGGCGACCTCCTCGAAGGCGTCCGGTACGAAGGTCAGCGCGTGCTCACCCACTCGCTCGTCATGCGCTCGAAGTCGGGCACGGTGCGCAACGTCTACGCCGAGCACCAGCTCGAGAAGACCGCGTCCTATGTCGAGGCGGCCGAGGAGGCAGCACGCCGTGGCCTCGTCTGA
- a CDS encoding carbonic anhydrase: MEGNDRFVNGTPAHPNQDASRRQALTAAQAPFATLFGCADSRVAAEMIFDVGLGEMFVVRTAGQVADSVTIGSLEYGVEVLGTPLLVVLGHDSCGAITAALDSFETGAMPEGFISDVVSKLLPSVVRAKGAERGDVQGTVVQNTIDTVRRLPQRSAILRTAVEDGRLVIAGLTYRLADGRVNLVAKLDASGVTETPDADS, encoded by the coding sequence ATGGAGGGCAACGACCGCTTCGTCAACGGGACGCCCGCCCATCCGAACCAGGACGCCTCCCGGCGGCAGGCGCTCACCGCGGCGCAGGCGCCCTTCGCCACCCTGTTCGGCTGCGCGGACTCCCGGGTCGCCGCAGAGATGATCTTCGATGTCGGGCTCGGCGAGATGTTCGTCGTCCGGACCGCCGGCCAGGTCGCGGACTCGGTGACGATCGGCAGCCTCGAGTACGGCGTCGAAGTGCTCGGCACCCCCCTGCTCGTCGTCCTCGGCCACGACAGCTGCGGGGCGATCACCGCCGCGCTCGACTCCTTCGAGACCGGTGCGATGCCCGAGGGCTTCATCTCCGATGTCGTGTCCAAGCTGCTGCCCTCGGTCGTGCGGGCGAAGGGCGCCGAGCGCGGCGACGTGCAGGGCACCGTCGTGCAGAACACCATCGACACCGTGCGCCGGCTCCCCCAGCGCTCGGCGATCCTGCGCACCGCCGTCGAGGACGGCCGCCTCGTCATCGCCGGCCTGACCTACCGCCTGGCCGACGGCAGGGTCAACCTCGTCGCGAAGCTCGACGCGAGCGGCGTCACCGAGACCCCGGACGCCGATTCCTGA
- a CDS encoding class II fumarate hydratase, which produces MTEEFRIEHDTMGEVKVPAQALYRAQTQRAVENFPISGSTLESAHIAALAQVKKAAARANEELGVLDAERSQAIQTAADAVIAGEHDGEFPIDVFQTGSGTSSNMNTNEVLATLATRALEGTGTEVHPNDHVNASQSSNDVFPTSVHVAVTSALVHDLTPAMAHLAESLEKKAAEFENIVKSGRTHLMDATPVTLGQEFGGYAAQVRYGIERIEASLPRVAEVPQGGTAVGTGINTPAGFSSRVVELLAEQTGLPITEARNHFEAQANRDGLVEVSGQLRTIAYSYMKINNDLRWMGSGPNTGLGELHIPDLQPGSSIMPGKVNPVICEAAIQAAAQVIGNDTTVALSSTNGAFELNVGIPVMAKNLLESIRLIANVSRVMADKMIDGLTANEERCRFLAEASPSIVTPLNKVIGYEAAAKIAKHAVANKMTVKEATIALGFVEDGSITEADLDKALDVTTMIGDYR; this is translated from the coding sequence ATGACCGAAGAATTCCGCATCGAGCACGACACCATGGGCGAGGTCAAGGTCCCCGCCCAGGCCCTCTACCGGGCGCAGACGCAGCGCGCCGTCGAGAACTTCCCGATCTCCGGTTCGACCCTCGAGAGCGCCCACATCGCGGCCCTCGCCCAGGTGAAGAAGGCCGCCGCCCGCGCCAACGAGGAGCTCGGGGTCCTCGACGCCGAGCGCTCGCAGGCCATCCAGACCGCCGCGGACGCGGTCATCGCGGGCGAGCACGACGGCGAGTTCCCCATCGACGTGTTCCAGACCGGGTCGGGCACCTCGTCGAACATGAACACCAACGAGGTCCTCGCCACGCTCGCCACCCGCGCCCTCGAGGGCACCGGCACCGAGGTCCACCCCAACGACCACGTCAACGCCTCACAGTCCTCGAACGACGTGTTTCCCACCTCGGTCCACGTCGCCGTGACCTCGGCGCTGGTCCACGACCTCACCCCGGCGATGGCCCACCTCGCGGAATCGCTCGAGAAGAAGGCCGCGGAGTTCGAGAACATCGTCAAGTCCGGCCGCACCCACCTCATGGACGCCACCCCGGTGACCCTGGGCCAGGAGTTCGGCGGCTACGCCGCCCAGGTCCGCTACGGCATCGAGCGCATCGAGGCCTCCCTGCCCCGCGTCGCCGAGGTCCCCCAGGGCGGCACCGCGGTGGGCACCGGCATCAACACCCCGGCCGGCTTCTCCTCGCGCGTCGTCGAGCTCCTCGCCGAGCAGACCGGGCTGCCGATCACCGAGGCCCGCAACCACTTCGAGGCGCAGGCCAACCGCGACGGCCTCGTCGAGGTCTCCGGCCAGCTCCGCACGATCGCGTACAGCTACATGAAGATCAACAACGACCTGCGCTGGATGGGCTCGGGCCCGAACACCGGTCTGGGCGAGCTCCACATTCCCGACCTCCAGCCCGGCTCCTCGATCATGCCCGGCAAGGTCAACCCGGTGATCTGCGAGGCCGCGATCCAGGCCGCCGCCCAGGTCATCGGCAACGACACCACCGTGGCCCTGTCCTCGACGAACGGCGCCTTCGAGCTCAACGTCGGGATCCCGGTGATGGCGAAGAACCTCCTCGAGTCGATCCGCCTCATCGCGAACGTCTCGCGCGTCATGGCCGACAAGATGATCGACGGGCTCACCGCCAACGAGGAGCGCTGCCGCTTCCTCGCCGAGGCCTCACCCTCGATCGTCACCCCGCTCAACAAGGTCATCGGTTACGAGGCGGCGGCGAAGATCGCCAAGCACGCGGTGGCGAACAAGATGACCGTCAAGGAGGCGACGATCGCCCTCGGCTTCGTCGAGGACGGCTCGATCACCGAGGCCGACCTCGACAAGGCGCTCGACGTCACCACGATGATCGGCGACTACCGCTAG
- a CDS encoding class I SAM-dependent methyltransferase — MTALADRLRRAHSRATMVGWDFSRLDGRLSADDPPWDFEADCLSALRTARTAADLGTGGGERLLALLARMPQEDRGTIAATEGWAPNLPVARRALAPAGIEVLPYDSEAGDALPFAPAALDLVMARHESFDPVEVAQSLCPGGRLLTQQVDGTEAGELREWFGGEPQHPEVTLDRMTHDLTAAGLRIEVGEEWTGTMVFSGAEALVEYLGLVPWDVPGFDVDDHLPMLARLDAGGSIAVTQKRFRVTAVRL; from the coding sequence ATGACCGCCCTCGCCGACCGCCTGCGCCGCGCCCATTCCCGGGCGACGATGGTGGGCTGGGACTTCTCCCGCCTCGACGGCCGGCTCAGCGCCGACGATCCGCCGTGGGACTTCGAGGCCGACTGCCTGAGCGCGCTGCGGACCGCGCGGACGGCCGCCGACCTCGGCACCGGGGGCGGTGAGCGCCTGCTCGCGCTCCTCGCCCGGATGCCGCAGGAGGACAGGGGCACGATCGCGGCGACCGAGGGGTGGGCGCCCAACCTGCCCGTCGCCCGGCGTGCCCTCGCTCCGGCGGGCATCGAGGTGCTCCCCTACGACTCCGAGGCCGGCGACGCCCTGCCGTTCGCCCCCGCCGCGCTCGACCTCGTCATGGCCCGGCACGAGTCCTTCGACCCGGTCGAGGTCGCCCAGAGCCTCTGCCCGGGCGGCAGGCTGCTCACCCAGCAGGTCGACGGCACCGAGGCCGGTGAGCTCCGGGAGTGGTTCGGTGGCGAGCCGCAGCACCCCGAGGTCACGCTCGATCGGATGACGCACGACCTCACCGCGGCCGGGCTGCGCATCGAGGTCGGCGAGGAATGGACGGGCACGATGGTGTTCTCCGGAGCCGAGGCGCTCGTCGAGTACCTCGGCCTCGTCCCGTGGGACGTGCCGGGATTCGACGTCGACGACCATCTCCCGATGCTCGCCCGGCTCGATGCCGGCGGCTCCATCGCGGTGACGCAGAAGCGGTTCCGGGTGACGGCCGTCCGCCTATGA
- a CDS encoding FABP family protein has translation MSIHPDLAPLARLVGTWRGTGSGEYPTIEPFSYTEELVLTDIGKPFLEYRQRTRAADGRPLHTETGYLRAPAPGRIELVLAQPMGQTELAEGTVTCGQRDDESPATAPGAEPDIEIRLRSRVVNSASAKHVESTERIYRLVGDTLIAEFAMAAVGLPLTHHLSSELRRVAED, from the coding sequence ATGAGCATCCACCCCGACCTCGCACCCCTCGCCCGGCTCGTCGGGACCTGGCGCGGCACCGGCAGCGGTGAGTACCCGACGATCGAGCCCTTCTCCTACACGGAGGAGCTCGTCCTCACCGACATCGGCAAGCCGTTCCTCGAGTACCGGCAGCGCACCCGCGCCGCCGACGGCCGACCGCTCCACACCGAGACGGGTTACCTCCGCGCACCCGCACCGGGCCGCATCGAGCTCGTCCTCGCCCAGCCCATGGGTCAGACCGAGCTCGCGGAGGGGACGGTCACCTGCGGGCAGCGGGACGACGAGTCGCCGGCGACCGCTCCCGGAGCGGAACCGGACATCGAGATCCGCCTACGGTCCCGAGTGGTGAACTCCGCGAGCGCGAAGCACGTGGAGTCGACCGAGCGGATCTACCGGCTCGTCGGCGACACCCTCATCGCCGAGTTCGCCATGGCCGCGGTGGGACTCCCCCTCACCCACCACCTCTCCTCCGAGCTCCGCCGCGTCGCCGAGGACTGA
- a CDS encoding PhoH family protein has protein sequence MAATNRTTYVLDTSVLLSDPNAVYRFAEHEVVIPLIVVSELEGKRDHPELGYAARKALNLLDELRQEFGRLDEPVPVGEEGGTLRVELNHVDATAMPVAFDRRENDTRILAVARNLQAEGDSVTVVTKDVPMRVKASALGLRAEEYLAELAVDSGFTGLSEAALDEAEMKELFDTGHLETAAVFGEVVNTGLVLSSPRGSGLGRVVGPNRIRLVRGDRDVFGVHGRSAEQRIAIDLLTDQDLGIVSLGGRAGTGKSALALMAGLQAVLEDRTQQKIMVFRPLYAVGGQNLGYLPGSEGEKMNPWAEAVFDTLGALVSKNVIDEVVHRGLLEVLPLTHIRGRSLHDAYVIVDEAQSLERNVLLTVLSRLGQNSRVVLTHDVAQRDNLRVSRHDGVAAVIEKLKGHALFAHITLTRSERSAIAALVTSVLEEYDLH, from the coding sequence ATGGCCGCAACGAACCGCACCACCTATGTCCTCGACACCTCGGTCCTGCTCTCGGATCCGAACGCGGTGTACCGCTTCGCCGAGCACGAGGTGGTGATCCCGCTCATCGTCGTCAGCGAGCTCGAGGGCAAGCGCGACCACCCGGAGCTCGGCTACGCGGCCCGGAAGGCCCTCAACCTGCTCGACGAGCTCCGCCAGGAGTTCGGACGGCTCGACGAGCCGGTGCCGGTGGGCGAGGAGGGCGGGACGCTGCGCGTCGAGCTCAACCACGTCGACGCGACCGCCATGCCCGTGGCCTTCGACCGGCGGGAGAACGACACCCGGATCCTCGCCGTCGCGCGGAACCTCCAGGCCGAGGGCGATTCCGTCACCGTCGTCACCAAGGACGTCCCGATGCGCGTCAAGGCCTCGGCGCTCGGGCTCCGCGCCGAGGAGTACCTCGCCGAGCTCGCCGTCGACTCCGGCTTCACCGGCCTGTCCGAGGCGGCGCTCGACGAGGCGGAGATGAAGGAGCTGTTCGACACCGGTCACCTCGAGACCGCGGCGGTCTTCGGCGAGGTCGTCAACACCGGCCTCGTGCTCAGCTCCCCGCGCGGGTCCGGACTGGGCCGTGTGGTGGGTCCGAACCGTATCAGGCTCGTGCGCGGGGACCGGGACGTGTTCGGCGTCCACGGTCGCTCGGCCGAGCAGCGGATCGCGATCGATCTCCTCACCGACCAGGACCTCGGCATCGTGTCGCTCGGCGGCCGCGCCGGCACCGGCAAATCCGCGCTCGCGCTCATGGCCGGCCTGCAGGCGGTGCTCGAGGACCGCACGCAGCAGAAGATCATGGTGTTCCGGCCGCTCTATGCGGTGGGCGGGCAGAATCTCGGGTACCTGCCCGGCTCCGAGGGGGAGAAGATGAACCCGTGGGCGGAGGCGGTGTTCGACACGCTCGGGGCGCTCGTGTCGAAGAACGTCATCGACGAGGTCGTCCACCGCGGGCTGCTCGAGGTGCTGCCGCTCACGCACATCCGCGGCCGCTCGCTCCACGACGCCTACGTCATCGTCGACGAGGCGCAGTCGCTCGAGCGGAACGTGCTCCTCACCGTGCTCTCGCGCCTCGGCCAGAACTCACGGGTCGTCCTCACCCACGACGTCGCCCAGCGCGACAATCTCCGGGTGAGCCGGCACGACGGCGTCGCCGCGGTCATCGAGAAGCTCAAGGGGCACGCGCTGTTCGCCCACATCACGCTCACCCGGTCCGAGCGCTCCGCGATCGCCGCCCTCGTCACGAGCGTGCTCGAGGAGTACGACCTCCACTGA
- the uppS gene encoding polyprenyl diphosphate synthase encodes MRILGTLRSGLYRLYDRRIVRNLGPGEPVPRHVGVITDGNRRWAKEFGASTAHGHRMGAGRILDLLDWCEEIGVEVVTLYVLSKENLDRPAAEVAVLTDIIARMASDIADRETASVQLVGDLRMIPEPLRSQLLGAQQRSASGEPTKKRLTVNIAVGYGGRQEVVDAVRSWLEDERAAGATIDGALEDLDEACIAEHLYTKGQPDPDLIIRTSGEQRLSGFLMWQSAYSEFYFCEAYWPDFRRTDFLRAVRAYGQRNRRYGR; translated from the coding sequence ATGCGCATCCTCGGAACCCTCCGGTCGGGCCTCTACCGCCTGTACGACCGCCGCATCGTGCGCAACCTCGGGCCGGGCGAGCCGGTGCCCCGCCACGTCGGCGTCATCACCGACGGCAATCGGCGCTGGGCGAAGGAGTTCGGGGCGAGCACCGCGCACGGCCACCGGATGGGGGCCGGCCGGATCCTCGACCTGCTCGACTGGTGCGAGGAGATCGGCGTCGAGGTCGTCACGCTCTACGTGCTCTCGAAGGAGAATCTCGACCGTCCGGCCGCGGAGGTCGCAGTCCTCACCGACATCATCGCCCGCATGGCCTCCGACATCGCGGACCGGGAGACCGCCTCGGTGCAGCTCGTCGGCGACCTCCGGATGATCCCCGAACCGCTGCGCTCGCAGCTCCTCGGCGCCCAGCAGCGCTCCGCCTCCGGCGAACCGACGAAGAAGCGGCTCACCGTCAACATCGCCGTCGGGTACGGGGGACGCCAGGAGGTCGTCGACGCGGTGCGGAGCTGGCTCGAGGACGAGCGCGCGGCCGGGGCGACGATCGACGGGGCGCTCGAGGACCTCGACGAGGCGTGCATCGCCGAGCACCTCTACACGAAGGGCCAGCCGGATCCGGACCTCATCATCCGGACCTCCGGCGAGCAGCGCCTCTCGGGCTTCCTCATGTGGCAGAGCGCGTACTCCGAGTTCTACTTCTGCGAGGCCTACTGGCCCGACTTCCGGCGCACCGACTTCCTCCGCGCCGTGCGCGCCTACGGGCAGCGCAACCGCCGCTACGGCCGCTGA
- the trhA gene encoding PAQR family membrane homeostasis protein TrhA translates to MPITLAADRLTGMESAALSPPENRPDAAAVTGARAAETADARPASTFYGSRRGRALRLELSRLAGQIRPSWRGWIHTGAFPLAVIGGLALIILSPTIASRLAAAVFTLTGMMLFGTSAVYHRGRWRMRVRLLLRRLDHANIFLIIAGTYTPLAVLMLEPLGTTILLSIMWTGAILGVIFRIVWTTAPRWLFVPVYVGIGVTGVGYVPGIWQANLAVAILVIVGGALYIAGAVIYGIKRPDPAPRVFGYHEIFHTLTVLGFGCHLAALLVAAVSMSPEL, encoded by the coding sequence ATGCCGATCACCCTCGCAGCCGATAGACTCACCGGCATGGAATCCGCCGCGCTCAGCCCGCCCGAGAACCGCCCCGACGCGGCGGCCGTGACCGGCGCGCGCGCAGCGGAGACGGCGGATGCCCGACCCGCGAGCACGTTCTACGGGAGTCGGCGCGGCCGGGCGCTCCGGCTCGAGCTCAGCCGGCTCGCCGGACAGATCCGACCCTCGTGGCGCGGCTGGATCCACACCGGGGCGTTCCCGCTCGCGGTGATCGGCGGCCTCGCACTCATCATCCTCTCGCCCACGATCGCCTCGCGGCTCGCCGCGGCGGTCTTCACCCTCACCGGCATGATGCTCTTCGGGACCTCGGCGGTCTACCACCGCGGTCGCTGGCGGATGCGGGTGCGCCTCCTGCTCCGTCGCCTCGACCACGCGAACATCTTCCTCATCATCGCCGGCACCTACACGCCGCTCGCGGTGCTCATGCTCGAGCCGCTCGGGACGACGATCCTCCTCAGCATCATGTGGACCGGTGCGATCCTCGGGGTGATCTTCCGCATCGTGTGGACCACGGCGCCGCGCTGGCTGTTCGTCCCGGTGTACGTGGGGATCGGCGTGACCGGGGTCGGCTACGTCCCCGGGATCTGGCAGGCGAACCTCGCCGTCGCGATCCTCGTCATCGTGGGCGGCGCGCTCTACATCGCGGGTGCGGTGATCTACGGCATCAAGCGCCCCGACCCAGCGCCCCGCGTGTTCGGCTACCACGAGATCTTCCACACCCTCACGGTGCTCGGCTTCGGCTGCCATCTCGCGGCGCTCCTCGTCGCGGCGGTGTCGATGAGCCCGGAGCTCTGA
- the mca gene encoding mycothiol conjugate amidase Mca, translated as MNHPSPESAPYHGLRLLAVHAHPDDESSKGAATTALYTSLGARVMIATMTGGEAGDILNPALLQSPQAARDIAGLRRDEMARAAAELGAEHRWIGFVDSGLPEGDPAVETPHGCFYRTPTAVAARPLVHLIRGFRPHVVTTYDELGGYPHPDHIKTHEVTMAAVESAAHPEDNPELGAPWQVQKVYYNQDLSPTKWLIIHERMLADGIESPFGEMLERYRERADTRRTWLSTRIECREHFDRRDRALLAHATQIDPNGGFFTGAREASKKYWTSEEFELALDRTGRPPLDDTKDFVETDLFAGVTDDHGRQVAATADRAGDLGEDGR; from the coding sequence ATGAACCACCCGTCCCCGGAGTCCGCGCCCTATCACGGCCTGCGTCTGCTCGCGGTGCACGCGCATCCGGACGACGAGTCCTCGAAGGGCGCCGCGACGACCGCGCTCTACACGAGTCTCGGGGCGCGGGTGATGATCGCGACGATGACCGGCGGCGAGGCCGGCGACATCCTCAACCCCGCGCTGCTCCAGAGCCCGCAGGCCGCCCGCGACATCGCGGGCCTGCGCCGCGACGAGATGGCCAGGGCCGCAGCGGAGCTCGGTGCCGAGCACCGCTGGATCGGCTTCGTCGACTCGGGCCTGCCCGAGGGCGACCCCGCCGTCGAGACCCCGCACGGGTGCTTCTACCGCACCCCCACCGCCGTCGCCGCTCGGCCGCTCGTCCACCTCATCCGCGGATTCCGGCCGCACGTCGTGACGACCTACGACGAGCTCGGCGGATACCCGCACCCGGACCACATCAAGACGCACGAGGTGACGATGGCGGCCGTCGAATCCGCCGCCCACCCGGAGGACAATCCGGAGCTCGGCGCTCCGTGGCAGGTGCAGAAGGTGTACTACAACCAGGACCTGTCGCCGACGAAGTGGCTCATCATCCACGAGCGGATGCTCGCCGACGGCATCGAGTCGCCGTTCGGCGAGATGCTCGAGCGCTACCGGGAGCGGGCCGACACGCGCCGCACCTGGCTGTCGACGCGCATCGAGTGCCGGGAGCACTTCGACCGGCGCGATCGCGCGCTGCTCGCCCATGCGACTCAGATCGACCCGAACGGCGGCTTCTTCACCGGCGCCCGCGAGGCGTCGAAGAAGTACTGGACGTCCGAGGAGTTCGAGCTCGCGCTCGACCGCACCGGGCGCCCGCCGCTCGACGACACGAAGGACTTCGTCGAGACCGATCTGTTCGCCGGGGTCACCGATGACCATGGGCGGCAGGTGGCCGCGACGGCGGACCGGGCCGGCGACCTCGGGGAGGACGGACGATGA
- a CDS encoding DUF4307 domain-containing protein — MSTAQASLADRYGTSGRRAPRTPRRRRASVIAAAAGIGVLVVLAGWYAFSPSDSPVDPTTISYDVVDSTLTTAHVSVVPDEERTIECIVQATNEQEAIVGFREVTVAPDPAADDARPVELRLDIATTQLAASGHVDSCWFLD, encoded by the coding sequence ATGAGCACGGCACAGGCCTCCCTTGCCGACAGGTACGGCACCTCCGGACGTCGCGCGCCGCGCACTCCGCGCCGCCGTCGCGCCTCGGTGATCGCCGCGGCGGCCGGCATCGGCGTCCTCGTGGTCCTCGCCGGCTGGTACGCCTTCTCCCCGAGCGACTCGCCCGTCGACCCGACGACGATCTCCTACGACGTCGTCGACTCGACCCTCACCACCGCGCACGTCTCCGTGGTCCCGGATGAGGAGCGGACGATCGAGTGCATCGTGCAGGCGACGAACGAGCAGGAGGCGATCGTCGGCTTCCGCGAGGTCACCGTCGCTCCCGACCCGGCCGCCGACGACGCGCGACCGGTCGAGCTCCGTCTCGACATCGCCACCACCCAGCTCGCGGCGAGCGGACATGTGGATTCCTGCTGGTTCCTCGACTAG
- the greA gene encoding transcription elongation factor GreA, with protein MTEDITGEETWLSQEAFDRLTKELEHLKGPGRVEIAERIEAARDEGDLKENGGYHAAREEQGKQEARIRQLEHLLAHAQVGAADTDTTVVSPGKVITVDAGGRELTFLLGSREIVDEDETMNVVSEQSPLGAAVNGKKVDDSASYEAPNGRTISVTVKKIEAFSG; from the coding sequence ATGACCGAGGACATCACGGGCGAGGAGACCTGGCTCAGCCAGGAGGCCTTCGATCGCCTGACCAAGGAGCTCGAGCACCTCAAGGGGCCCGGTCGTGTCGAGATCGCCGAACGCATCGAGGCGGCGCGCGACGAGGGCGACCTCAAGGAGAACGGCGGCTACCACGCCGCCCGCGAGGAGCAGGGCAAGCAGGAGGCCCGCATCCGCCAGCTCGAGCACCTCCTCGCCCATGCGCAGGTCGGCGCCGCCGACACCGACACCACCGTCGTCTCGCCGGGCAAAGTCATCACCGTCGACGCCGGCGGCCGGGAGCTCACCTTCCTCCTCGGCTCGCGCGAGATCGTCGACGAGGACGAGACGATGAACGTCGTCTCCGAGCAGTCGCCGCTCGGCGCGGCCGTCAACGGCAAGAAGGTCGACGACTCCGCCTCCTACGAGGCCCCCAACGGCCGGACCATCTCCGTCACCGTGAAGAAGATCGAGGCATTCTCCGGCTGA